A stretch of DNA from bacterium:
GTCGAAATCGACAATGTCGACGTCCCCGCGCAGGAAAACCCCGCCGGAGTCGTTGCCGGCAATCCGACAATTGGCGAGGCGGCTTGCGGCGCTGATGAGCTTTCGGCCCTTGCGACTGGAGTGCCGCTCCTGGGCATCGAACTCAGCTCCAGTTGGCGTGACGTACGGGCCTATTCCCCACAAGCCATTGTTCTCGATCACGACGTCTGTGAAGTTGATATTGGAGTACATGCTGTGGCTGCCGAACCCGTTCAATCCGTTGTTTGAAAGTGTGCAGGCCGACGCCGCGAGGAAGGCCCCTCCACCATAGTTGCCGATTCCCGCGCCAGCGTTGAACCGGAAAGACGAGTTGTTGATATATACCGGATCGTAGTCGGATCCTAAGCGGATGCCTTCGCCGGCGTAACTGGAGTCGAAGCTGCTGTGGCTAATCCGAATGGCAGTCCATTCAGTCCACGTCGACATACCGACGCCATTGGCAACGAACTGGGTCGAGTCGATGTGAGAGTCTTCATAGTAGAGATATTGGGAAAATTTTAGACCTACGCCATTGTTACGGAATACGGAGCGGCGAATGTCAAATCCGAAACCGCCCCGATACTCGCCGATTCCGCGATCCGAAAAATTTGAAATGTACGTATCGGCCAAAGTAATCTCTGTACCCATTACCCAGATTCCAATCAGTCCATTGCGCAACCTGCAGGACTGGACATTGAGATAATTCGTAACTGGATACCCTGACCACGTACCGCCAGGGGATGCTGATATAGCGGTGTCTGCGTTTGCAACAGTAAGTCCAGAAATAGAGAGATGGTGAACGGCACCTGGGTCCGTGTTCACAAACCGCAACGCAGTCCCACCGCTGCACAGTAATCGGCACTGGTCCGGATCGCCGCTGTCCGAGCGGATGACCAGCCCCTTGTTGGCCCAGCTCACGTCGACGTTGCCGGGCGTGGTGTAGTCGCCGTCGAGCATGATGATGGTGTCGCCCACGGCGGCGCCGTCGATGGCGAACTGGAGGGTGGCGAAGGGGAGGTCGCGCGTGCCGGGGGCCATGTCGTCGCCGGCGGGACCGACGAACCAGGCGGCGCCGGCGCCCCCCGCGGCGAGGAATACGGCCAGGACGAGCACGGACAACGGGGCGGAAAACCGCCGAATGCAGGCAGGTCGCGACATGCGGAACTCCGGATTCATCGCCATGAGTGGAAGGTTCCCCCGAACGGTTAAAATCGTATCATCAAATCACATCCAAAGTCAACGTTCCGCAAGTCCTGCCGAAGGGAAACTTCGGCCTGGTTTGACACTTCGTGCGCCCCCGTGCTAAAATGGAGGGCCTTGGAGGGGATTCCCGAGCTCCCGTTGTCACCTTGCGACCGTTTTGTCCGGATCCCGCCCGCCGGACGCGCCAGGAAGTGGACATGTATCAGTACGCCGACCTCACCGATCGTTTCCCCATGACGTTCGACCTCGCACGGATGCGGGCGGAACTGGAGATCCTCGAGGGGAAGGAGTGGCTCGACCACTACGACGCCGCCCTGGCCGACGGCTGGACGACGATCCCCCTCGTCACCCACGACGGCTCGGCGAACAGCGTCGACTCCCAGCGCATCGGGCGCTTCGGCGAGTACAAGCGGACGAAGTACGTCGACGAGCTGCCCTACTTCCGCGAGATCCTCGACGCGTTCCAGTGTCCCCACGGGCGCATCCGCATCATGAAGCTGATGCCGGGCACGATCATCCGGGCCCACCGCGACACCTTCGACGAGGTGTCGGACATCGCCTTCGGCCAGGTGCGCCTGCACATCCCGATCATCACCAACGACCGGGTGATCTTCACGGTCGGGGGCAAGCAGTACCATCTGGGCGAAGGGCGGCTGCACTACGTGAACTTCACCAAGGTCCATTACGTGCGCAACGACGGCGACCAGCCCCGCGTGCACCTGGTGCTCGACCTGAAGGTGAACGACTTCCTGCGTGCGGCGTTCCCGCCGGCCACGCCCTGGCAGAAGTTCGAGATGCTGGCCCAGCGCACCCTGCTGCCCATCGTCCTCTGGGCGCCCATGCGGACGCGCACGGCCCTCAACAACGCCTTCTGGCGGGTCTACGAGGGGTCCTGGCTGCAGTCCATGCGGCACCGCCTCTTCCCGAAGACCTGACCGGTATCCCGTGATCTTCATTCAGGTTCGGCCGACGGTGGACGAAACCGGGACATGACTTATCATGGGCGCCGGACGGCGCCCGTCGTCCGTGACCACCCACCCGGGACCGGAGGGGCTCCCCGATGTGCGGCATCGCCGGCTACCTGAATCGTGATCCGCGGCGTCCGGCCGAGACCGGTCCGGTCGTGCGCATGTGCGACGCCATCGTGCACCGCGGGCCCGACGACGCCGGCTACCACGCCGACGGCCCCCTGGCCATGGGCATGCGCCGGCTGTCGATCATCGACCTCGCCGGCGGGCACCAGCCCATCGCCAACGAGGATCAGACGGTCTGGATCGTCTTCAACGGCGAGATCTACAACCACGACGAGCTGCGGGCCGGGCTGAAGGCCCGCGGGCACGCCTTCCGCACCCACACCGACACCGAGGTCATCGTCCACCTGTGGGAAGAGCACGGCGTGGACTGCGTGCAGCACCTGCGGGGCATGTTCGGTTTCGCCATCTGGGACTCCCGCACGGGCGAGTTCTTCCTCGTGCGCGACCGGCTGGGCATCAAGCCCATGTTCTACGTCCAGACCGACGAGCGCCTGGCCTTCGCCTCGGAGATCAAGGCCCTCTTCGCCCTGGACGACGTGCCGCGCGAGCCCGACTGGACCGGCATCGACGCCTACTTCTCCTACAGCTACATCCCGGCGCCCCTGACCGGGTTCGCGGGCATCAGCAAGCTGCCGGCCGCCCACTACCTGCACGTGCGCGACGGGCGCACCGAGATCCGGCGCTACTGGGACCTGGAGTTCGCGCCCAAGTCGGGCGCGCGGCCCGGGCAGCTGGTCGACGAGCTGGTGGCCATCAGCGAGGAGGCCGTGCGCCTGCGGCTCATGAGCGAGGTGCCCCTGGGCGCCTTCCTCAGCGGCGGCGTCGACTCGAGCCTCGTCGTGGCGCTCATGGCCGGATCCTCGCAGGAGGCCATCCGGACCTTCACCATGGGCTTCGCCGGCTCCAAGGGCGACTTCCTCGACGAGACGCCCTACGCGCGCGAGGTGAGCGCGGCCTTCGGCACGCGGCACACCGAGACGGCGGTCGAGCCCCGCATCGAGCGGGCCCTGCGCGCGGGCATCGCGGCCTTCGACGAGCCCTTCGCCGACGACAGCCTGATCCCGACCTTCCACATCTGCGAGGAGGCGGCCAAGGCCGTCACGGTCATCATGACCGGTCTCGGCGGCGACGAGAACTTCGCGGGCTACGAGCGCTACCTCGGCTTCCGCTTCAGCGAGCTGTACCGGCGCGTTCCCGGCTTCCTGCGGCAGGGGGTGATCCGGCCCGTGGTCAACGCGCTCAAGGAGGAGAAGGGCGGCCACTACCGCATCAACCACCTCAAGCGCTTCGTGGCCGCGGGCGAACTGGATCTGGCCCGGCGCTGGCAGAGCTACATCTGCGTGCGGCCCCAGGCCGAGCGGCGCCGGCTCTACGCCCCCGAGATCGCGGCGCAGATCGACTTCGACCGGGTCGACTCCCTGGGTTGGGAGCACTTCGAGCGGCTCGGCGAAGGCGACGCCCTCGATCGGGCCCTGTACCAGGACATCAACATGTACCTGCCCGAGGACATCCTGGCGCTGTCCGACCGGGTCGGCATGGCCCACTCCCTCGAGCTGCGCGTGCCGCTGATCGACCACGTGCTGGTGGAGTTCTGCGCGAAGATCCCCAGCGAGCTGAAGATCAAGGGGACCGAGAAGAAGCACCTGCTGCGCCGGGCCGCCCGGGGCATCGTGCCCGATTCGGTGCTCGACCACCGCAAGCAGGGCTTCGCCTCGCCCATGGCGGCGTGGCTGCGGGGTGACCTGCGGCCCATGGTCGACCGCATGCTCGCGCCCGAGGTGCTGCGCGGCGACGGCCTCTTCGATCCGGCCTTCGTGGGCGGGGCGGTCGACGACCACCTGGCCCGGCGGCAGCTCAACGACAAGCTCCTCTTCGCCCTGCTCGCCTTCCAGACCTGGTGGCGCGACGGGGCGCGCAGCGGGAGCCCGGCATGACGGGCGGGGCGCCGGAGGGGGCGCGTTCGGACGGGCCGGACATCTCGGTGGTGATTCCCGCCTACAACGAGAAGGACTACATCGCGGCGACGGTGCGCTGCGCCCTGGAGCACATTCCGGCGCGGTACGCCCGCGAGGTGATCGTGGTCGACCACGGCTCGCAGGACGACACGGTGCGGATCGCGCGGGAGGCGGGGGCCGACGTCCTCGAGTATCCCGACGCGCCCACCATCTCGGCCCTGCGCAACGCGGGGGTCGCCCGCTCGCGGGGGCGCATCCTGGTCTTCCTCGACGCCGACACGACCCTGACCCCGGCCTGGACCGAGGCGGCGCCCGCCGTGCTCGACGGACTCGACACGGAGCCGATGCAGCTGACGGGCGCGCGGCGCCGGGTGCCCGAGGGCATGAACGTGCTGGCGAAGTACTGGTTCGCACCCAAGGCCGACGAGGTGGCGCCGACCCACATCGGCGGCGGGCACATCGTCACCACGCGCCGGCTCTTCGACGCCGTGGGCGGCTTTCCCGCCGGCATGGAGACCGGCGAGGACTACCGCTTCTGCCTCGACGCCAAGGCCGCCGGCGCCCGCCTGCACGCGGTGCCGGCCCTGGGGGCGGTGCACAACGGCCTGCCCCGCACCCTGCGCCAGTTCTTCGACCGCGAGGCCTGGCACGGCCGGGGCGACTGGACGAACCTGCATACGGTCCTGACGACCAAGGTGGCCCTGGCGACCCTGATCTTCCTCGGCCTGCACCTGCTGCTCGTGGCGGGCCTGGTCGGTGTCTTCGCGTGGCCGGCCGCGGCGCCGTGGCCGGCGTGGGCGGCGGGAGCCGCGGTCCTGGGAATCGTGGGGCTGTGCCTCGCGTCGTCGTTCCTGAAGTTCCACGGCCGCGGGCCGGTGCACGTGCTGTTCAACACGGCGGTGTACTTCATCTACTACGTGGCCCGCAGCGTCGCCTTCTTCTCGGCCCTGACGCGCCGGCGGATCATCAAGCATGAGCGCGCCTGAGCGGCAGGCAAGGGGGGGGCGGGGGCCGCGCAAGGTCCTCTACGCCATCGATGCCCTCGTGCGCGGCGGCACCGAGCTGCAGCTCACCGGGCTGGTCGACCGCCTCGACCGCGACCGCTACCGGCCCCACCTGCTGACCATCCGGCCCAGCCCGGCCGAACTGACGCCCGCCGACTGCCCGCATCTGGCCTGGCACGTGCCGCGCCTGGTGGCGCCGGGAGGCCTCAAGGCCCTCGGCGACCTGGCGCGCCTGCTGCGCCGCGAGCGCTTCGACGTGGTGCAGACCTTCTTCCAGGACTCGACCGCCTTCGCCGGCACCGCGGCCCGCCTGGCCGGCGTACCCGTGCGCGTGGCCTCGTTCCGCGACCTCGGCTTCTGGCGCACCCGCGCCCAGATGCTGCTGCTCGGGCGCGTCTATCCCCTGATGACCGGGTTCCTGTGCAACGCCGGCGCCGTGCGCGACGCCTTCGTGGCCAGCGACGGCCTCGATCCCGCGCGATTCACCGTCATCCCCAACGGCATCGACACGGCCGCGCTGCCGTTCGTCGACCACGACGGCCCGACCCGGCACGTGGGACTCGTCGGCAACCTGACCCGCCACGTGAAGCGGGCCGACCTCTTCGTGCGCGCGGCGGCCCTGGTGGCGCGGGAGCATCCGGACGTGACCTGGCACCTGATCGGCGACGGCCACCTGCGTCCCGAACTGGAGGAACTCGCCCGGGCCGAGGGCCTGGGCGACCGCGTGGTCTTCGCCGGTCGCGTCGCCGATGTGGCCGCCCGTCTGGGTTCCCTGCAGGTGGGGGTCATCTGCTCGGACTCCGAGGGGTTCAGCAACGCCGTGCTGGAGTACATGTTCCGGGGCTGCGCGGTGGTCGCCACGGACGTGGGGGGCAACAGCGAGGCCATCGACGACGGCCGCACCGGGCTGCTCGTGCCGCCCGACGACGTGTCGGCCCTGGCGGCGGCCCTCGCCCGCCTGGTCACCGACGTGCCCCTGCGCCGGAGCCTGGCCGCCGCGGCGCGCGCCGAGGCGACGGCCCGCTACGACTGGGCGCGCTGCGTCGCGGCCCACCAGGACTACTACGATCACGCCCTGGCCGCGGCCGGGGCCGCGTCGCGACGGGAGGTCACGCCGTGAGGGTACCGGACACCCTGGTGCGCCATGTCTTCGAGCCGCTCTGGGACCTGTACGAGGGGAGCATCCGGCTGAAGACGCTGCGCGAGATGCGCGCCAGCCAGTTCTGGCCGCGTGAGCGCATCCTGGCCCTGCAGGCGGAGCGACTGAATCGCATGGTGCGCCACGCCGCGGCCACGTCGCCGTTCTATCGCGAGCGGTTCGCGACGGTGGGCATCGATCCGGCCTCCGTGCATGACATCGCCGACCTGGCCGCGCTGCCCCCGCTGACCAAGGACGACGTGCGCAACCACCTGGACGCGATCCTGTCGACCGCCTACGCCAAGGGCGACCTCGTGCCGGCCAAGACCGGCGGTTCGACGGGCGTGTCGCTGCACGTGTTCTGCGACCGGCAGGGCATCGAGCAGCGCAACGCGGCGGCCCTGCGCAGCGACGAGTGGTCGGGCTGGCGCCTCGGCGAGGCCCACGGCGCGGTTTGGGGCAACCCGCCCGTGGCCGCGACCTTCAAGAACCATGTGCGCACCACGTGCAAGGACCGCGTGGTCTACCTCGACACCATGAAGATCGACGACGCGGCCATCGCC
This window harbors:
- the asnB gene encoding asparagine synthase (glutamine-hydrolyzing) → MCGIAGYLNRDPRRPAETGPVVRMCDAIVHRGPDDAGYHADGPLAMGMRRLSIIDLAGGHQPIANEDQTVWIVFNGEIYNHDELRAGLKARGHAFRTHTDTEVIVHLWEEHGVDCVQHLRGMFGFAIWDSRTGEFFLVRDRLGIKPMFYVQTDERLAFASEIKALFALDDVPREPDWTGIDAYFSYSYIPAPLTGFAGISKLPAAHYLHVRDGRTEIRRYWDLEFAPKSGARPGQLVDELVAISEEAVRLRLMSEVPLGAFLSGGVDSSLVVALMAGSSQEAIRTFTMGFAGSKGDFLDETPYAREVSAAFGTRHTETAVEPRIERALRAGIAAFDEPFADDSLIPTFHICEEAAKAVTVIMTGLGGDENFAGYERYLGFRFSELYRRVPGFLRQGVIRPVVNALKEEKGGHYRINHLKRFVAAGELDLARRWQSYICVRPQAERRRLYAPEIAAQIDFDRVDSLGWEHFERLGEGDALDRALYQDINMYLPEDILALSDRVGMAHSLELRVPLIDHVLVEFCAKIPSELKIKGTEKKHLLRRAARGIVPDSVLDHRKQGFASPMAAWLRGDLRPMVDRMLAPEVLRGDGLFDPAFVGGAVDDHLARRQLNDKLLFALLAFQTWWRDGARSGSPA
- a CDS encoding glycosyltransferase, whose protein sequence is MTGGAPEGARSDGPDISVVIPAYNEKDYIAATVRCALEHIPARYAREVIVVDHGSQDDTVRIAREAGADVLEYPDAPTISALRNAGVARSRGRILVFLDADTTLTPAWTEAAPAVLDGLDTEPMQLTGARRRVPEGMNVLAKYWFAPKADEVAPTHIGGGHIVTTRRLFDAVGGFPAGMETGEDYRFCLDAKAAGARLHAVPALGAVHNGLPRTLRQFFDREAWHGRGDWTNLHTVLTTKVALATLIFLGLHLLLVAGLVGVFAWPAAAPWPAWAAGAAVLGIVGLCLASSFLKFHGRGPVHVLFNTAVYFIYYVARSVAFFSALTRRRIIKHERA
- a CDS encoding glycosyltransferase — translated: MSAPERQARGGRGPRKVLYAIDALVRGGTELQLTGLVDRLDRDRYRPHLLTIRPSPAELTPADCPHLAWHVPRLVAPGGLKALGDLARLLRRERFDVVQTFFQDSTAFAGTAARLAGVPVRVASFRDLGFWRTRAQMLLLGRVYPLMTGFLCNAGAVRDAFVASDGLDPARFTVIPNGIDTAALPFVDHDGPTRHVGLVGNLTRHVKRADLFVRAAALVAREHPDVTWHLIGDGHLRPELEELARAEGLGDRVVFAGRVADVAARLGSLQVGVICSDSEGFSNAVLEYMFRGCAVVATDVGGNSEAIDDGRTGLLVPPDDVSALAAALARLVTDVPLRRSLAAAARAEATARYDWARCVAAHQDYYDHALAAAGAASRREVTP
- a CDS encoding aspartyl/asparaginyl beta-hydroxylase domain-containing protein; translated protein: MYQYADLTDRFPMTFDLARMRAELEILEGKEWLDHYDAALADGWTTIPLVTHDGSANSVDSQRIGRFGEYKRTKYVDELPYFREILDAFQCPHGRIRIMKLMPGTIIRAHRDTFDEVSDIAFGQVRLHIPIITNDRVIFTVGGKQYHLGEGRLHYVNFTKVHYVRNDGDQPRVHLVLDLKVNDFLRAAFPPATPWQKFEMLAQRTLLPIVLWAPMRTRTALNNAFWRVYEGSWLQSMRHRLFPKT